The following DNA comes from Rhodohalobacter mucosus.
AGGTTGAGGTTGATGCAGAGGGTTAAAGGTTGAAAGTTGAAGGTTAAAGGTTAAGACGGGCAACATGCAACCTTCAACGTGTAACATGTAACCGCCACCCGGCAACTCGTAACCATCAACCTGTAACCGCCGTCCGGCAACAGGTTCCGATTCCTTGGCAGCAACATGCAACCTTCAACCTGTAACCTGTAACTGCCTTCCGCCAACCTTATTCAGGCATCAACACCCGACTGCCAACTCCCGACTCCCTAAGGGATCAATTCAACGAATCCGGCGAGCTGCTCAGGCCAAGCTGTTCTTTCATTCGCTTTAATCCTTCACTGGCTTTCTGTTTCCAGTCTTCGGTGACGTAGCGGCGGACCATCAATACGGATGAAGGAGCACTGTCGGCGACAATATCGGTCACGGTTCCAAACAGAACCTGGCGGATGCTCCATTCATGCGATGCGCCGATAATGGTCAGATCGTAGGACTCCTCGTTATACTCTTCAAGAATGCCGTTCGTGATGTCCGGGGCGACACGCACTTTGATCCGGACACGGTCGGGAGAATCGGTCAGGGTCAGCACAAATTTTCGCAGCCTCTCTTCTTCATCCTCAAGATCCGTGCCCTCCTTCACCAGGCGAAGCAGGGTAAGCGTGGAATTCATATTACGGGAGATTCGCAGCCCGATCTCCAGTCCCAGCTGCGCATGATAGCCGCCGCCCCACGGAAGCAGAATGGAATCGATCTTTTCAAAACCGCGGTCTTTAAACACACCCACATCCGCCTTGGTATCGCTGATGATCTTTTGCACCGGCGACTTGTGAATTCGACCAATATTAAATTCACCCTTCCAGCCCATTAATATCATATCGGCCTTGCGCTGCTCCGTTTCGTAAATGAGTCCGTTAAAGACGTTGTACGCCGCTTCGGAGACAGCCTCGAAGGTGGTTTTGTCCAGGATCTCTTCCTTGCCCGATGCGGCATCCGGCTCTTTCCGCTCGTACTTTTTGAAGGTCTCCCTGATTTTGCCCTCTACTTTATCCCGCTCACTGAGTTTCTTGCGAATCGTGGAGAGGGGCGTCTGATAGGGAACCTTCACGATGCTGAGTCCCGTTACCTTGCCGCCCTCCGTCTCACCCGTGGCGATAAACTTGCTTACCCGCAGCAAAACTCCCTCTGTTTTGGGATTGGCAAGCGCCGTTAGAATATGGCGCGGCTCTTTGGCATTCAGCTCCCGTACGCCGGGCGTCCACTCTTCGGTCACTTCAGCCTCGTGGCGTTCAATCGGCTGTGTAAAGATTTTCAGACCGGACTGCTCCCAGTTCTTTTTCAGTTCGGGCAGCGAATGCTCAAACTCAACTTTGGACCGTCCCCAGGCCGCGTACCAGATCAGGCTTCCCGTGATGAGAACAACCACCGCAATCTGTGCAAAGGTACCCGAGTAGATGATGATGCCGAGACATCCCAGAGCCGCGAGGATCTGCAGTCCGGGCGTGCCGGGTGATCGATAGGTAGGTTTGTACCAGTCGGGGTTGGATGCGCGCAATATCACGCAGCCGATGTTGAGCGCTGCATAGCTGTAGAGCTGAAGCACGCTGGCAACCTTGGCAAGGTCTTCCAGGCTGTCGAGCAGCAGAAAGGTCAGCGCCAGGATCCCCGTAAAGATAATGGCACGGTACGGCGTGAGACGCGTTTCATGGATTTTGCTCAGCCAGTTGGGCACCATCCGATCGCGCGCCATGGCCAGGTTGATGCGGGACGAGGCCAGAATACTTGCATTGGCGGAAGAGACGGTGGCCAGCAGTCCGGCAAAAATGAGGACAACCACACCCGGATTTCCAAGCATGGTTCGCGCTGCTGCGGTAAGCGGGTCGCGGACGGAACCGATGGTATCCTGCGTAAACATCCCGCCGATAACCAGCAGAATGACCACGTAAAGAATCGTCACAAGCGCAACCGAACCGATCAGGGCGCGCGGCAGGTTCTTGGACGGCTCCTTGATCTCCTCTGCGACGGCCGCAATTTTCACAAACCCGAGAAAGGAGACAAAAACCAGTGCGGTGGTTCCCATGATAGGGGAGGTGCCGAAAGGAAAAAACGGGCTGAAATTATTCGTATCGATATTGAAGACGCCCAGGAAACTGAACGAACTCAGAATCACCAGAAGAGTAAGAACCACGACCACCTGGGTCCGGCCGGACTCCTTGGCACCGATCACGTTCAGCACAGTCAGAAGAACACCCCCGATAAAAGCGCCCCAAAAGGCGGTGACCGGCAGAAACTGGCTCAGATACTCACCCATCCCGTACAGGTAAAAGGCAATGGCGAATGTGAGGCTGAGCCAGATTCCCACGCCCGAGATGGCTCCCAGGGCGGGGCCGAGGGATCGGGAAACAAAATAGTAGTCGCCGCCCGATGTCGGCATGCCGGTAGCCAGCTCCGCCGCGCTGGAAGCGGTGATCATACAAACGATGCCGGAGAGGATGTAGGCGAAGATGGCCGCAGGCCCCGACATCTCCAGGGCAACCCCCGCAAGCAGAAAAATACCCGCACCGATCATGGTCCCTGCGCCAATGGTCAGCGCGTCCCAAAAACCCAGTTCTCTTTTAAGTTCGCTCATTCAGAATCAGTTTATTTGATGAGGGTCAATCTACAGAACCTTTCTGACTTCTCAAGTTTAAATACAGTTTTGCAGATTTGGGATGGGAAAAACCGGGGAGAACGTCCATTTCCGGGTAAAGAAATCAATCCTCAGAGCAGTCTGCTCTTTTTGCCTTTTTAACCTGCCGTTCGTTAATTAACGGTTGCGAATTCCCTTTTGCACAACCGATTCGCAATCTCTTCACCCGATCACCCTGAATCCGGAACTGATTGAAACCGCTGTTGCACATCGACGCCATTCCGATCTTTGAGAAAACGCAGCAGGAACTGATTTCCCTGCTGGAATCACTGTCGCCCGAAGAGTGGGAGTCGCCAACCTCCAGTGCGGATTGGCGCGTAAAGGATATTGCGGCCCATCTGCTGGACGGCGATCTGAGGCGGCTCTCCATTCACAGGGACGGGCACCGGCTGCCGGAACCGTCGGCGCCTCCCGACACCCATGAATCCCTCGTGGAGTATCTGGACGGACTGAATGCGGACTGGATCAGGGCTTCAAAAAGATTAAGCACCGCATTGATTATTGAGCTGACAGCGTTCACCACTCCGAAAGTGGTAGCACATTTCAGGCAACTGGATCCGGAGGGCACGGCTCTTTTTCCCGTGGGATGGGCCGGCGAAACCGAGTCGCAGAATTGGTTTGACATCGCCCGGGAGTACACCGAAAAGTGGCACCATCAGCAGCAGATCCGGGAAGCGGTTGGGCGTCCGCTGCTGACAGACACGTTGTGGCTTTCGCCGCTTATCGACACGTTAATCCGCGGCGTCCCGGCGGTGTATAACCGCTATGCCGCCGATTCAGGTCATGAATCCATGGAGATCGTGATATCCGGCAGCATACATAAGCGCTGGATGTTGTCAGTAAGCGCTTCGGGATGGGATTTATATAACCCGGAAGAAGAGAAGGCAGAGACCACGATTGAAATGAGTGATGATACGGCCTGGCGCCTGTTTACAAAGCGATTGCATGAGGACGAGGCACTCAAGCGAATGCGCATATACGGAAACCGGGATCTGGGTAAGCTCATCGCAAAGACCGTCTCGTTTATGAAGTGACGGCCGGACGAAGATGTAAGCATACCTGACTTTTTCTTTAATGGATTTATCTATATTGCCGGCAGTGCAGTCATGCTCAGTGCAGCTCCAGGGTATAAGATCAAACCATCATAAAACAAGATCCTCCTCGCATGAAGAACATAAAAAGTCTGCTCCTGCCATTTTTATTTCTCTTTCTATTCCTGTCCGCTCTGGTTGGATGCACCGCTGGGAACCAGGAAACAGATTCACAAGAACTATCGGAATACTTTGATGCCAGCACGCTTCCTGCAGCCGTGATGGGCAGCGTGTCCGCCACGGAAGACACGGAATGGCATACGTTCGGTCCGTCTGTTTGGGACGAAGAAGAAGCAGTGACAGAAGACCATATTTTCAGAATTTTCTCCATGACCAAAGCGATTACCTCCGTTGCCGCCATGCAGCTCGTGGAGCAGGGTCTGATCGGCCTGGATGAGCCGCTGAATGAGCTGATGCCCGAATTGGCGTCGATTCCCATTCTTACGGAAAGCGGGGAGCTGGTTCAAAGCGATGCCCCGGTCACACTCAGGCAGCTGCTGACCCATACCGCCGGTTTCGGCTACGATTTTACGTCCGAGCGACTGGCCGCGTTCAATCCGGATGACTGGGAGTATGCAGATAAACCCAGGTTGTTTGAACCCGGTGCGCGATGGCACTACGGCACCAGTACGGACTGGGCCGGAAAGGTTGTGGAAAAAGTGAGCGGGCAGGATCTGGAGACCTACTTCAGGGAGAACATCACCGGTCCGCTGGGGATGGACCGTACCTGGTTCAATGTGCCGGACAGCCTGAAGGAGAACATTGTCTCCTGGGGAACGCGCGACTCCACCGGATTCAGCGAGTACGACCGCATTCCCCAGCAGCCTGCAGCGGAGTACAGCGGAGGCGGTGGACTCTACGGTTCACCGGCCGACTATCTGACGTTTCTGACCTGTCTGCTGAATGACGGACAGTATGAAAACGGACAAATTCTGCAGCCCGAAACGGTGGCCATGCTTTTTGAAAATCAGCTGCCGGAGGGAATGACTATGGATCACAATCTGCCGGAAGAGGGCTTGCCACCGGTTGTGGGCGCCTTTCCGGACGAAACGGACACCTTCGGCCTGGCCTGGGCAATCGAGGCCAGTGAAGATGAAGACGTGAGGTCGAAGGGAGCCGCCTATTGGGCGGGAATAGCAAATTCCTACTACACCATCGACAGAGTAAACGGAATTGCGGTTGTCTATTTCACGCAGTTCCTGCCGTTTAATGACAAGGAGAGCCATGATTTTTACCGGTTGTATGAGGAGCAGGTTTTTTCAGGAATGGGCATAGGTAATGAGTAATCGAGGCTGCAAAATTTTTAGGATGATGGTCGCTAGTCAATGGTCAATAGACGGTCCAGGTCAAATGACCAATATGGCAGACATCCATAATTTCCAAAACCTGCCATTGCCAATTAATCAAAAAACTCAACACTTAACACTCATCACTCACAACTAAGATGATTACACTCTTTCGGCGGGTACGGGAAAAACTGATAGGTGAAGGAAATGTTCGGAGATATCTCCTCTATGCCATAGGGGAGATCATGCTGGTGGTGATCGGTATTCTGATTGCGCTTCAGATCAATACCTGGCAGGAAACCCAAAAGCTGCGTGCGCTGGAGCTGGAAACCCTCACCGGGATAGAACAAGCCCTTAAAAAAGACATCAGCGTTCTGGACGCCAATCTTATCAAGCTGAATGAGAAAACAGGGTATGCAAGAGAGCTCATCAATCATATTGAACAAAAAAGACCCTATAATGAACGCCTCGATAGTTTGATGATGGATGTCTATTACCACAGAGGTTATAAAACATTCAATACGGCCGCCTTTGAACTTCTGAAAGAACGCGGTTTTGGGATCATTAAAAACGCCGGTCTCAGGAATACGATCACCAGCCACTACACCACCGATCTGTCAGATATCAATAATATTTTAAACAGACTGGAGAGCCTGAATTTGCTTAGGGGGCAAGATGTGTATGATAATTTTAAAGTGTATGGTGATGAGGAAGGAAACGGCTTTATCGGCCCGTATGATTACGATGAACTCTTAGAAAATCCCCGAATATTTGGACCGTTCTATCATTTTGAATTGATCATTAAAGCCTATCAAAACAATCTTGATGATTATAAAATAAAATCTGAACAGGTTTTAAACGCCGTGACAGCCGAATTGCTGGAAAGAGGTGAGCAGCGCTGATGAGCGATCTTCGATAGACGATTGGCGATAGACGATGGACGATGGACGATGGACGTTTTAAAAAATGACACACCAAAACTCTGCCATAGGCATGTCTTCGGCGAAAACTCAAAACTAAACACTCAACACTATTATAATGCTCAGATTCTTCTCACACATGCGAAAATGGCTAATGGGCCAAAATGATAATCACGCAAACACTAATTATGAGCTGACAATGATTATTTACAGTGCTTGTAATATTCTTGATTGCTGTCCCGTCAGGGACAATATATGGGTAGAATTTGGTTGCACCACCTCAGAACCTTCGTGCCGTAGGTACGATACATGATAGGATCAATCTATGGCTAATACCTACACACAGATTCATATTCACGTCATATGTGCCGTTAAAAACCGCCAAAGCATGATTCATTCATCGTGGGAAGATCAGTTGTATAAATACATAACGGGGATTGTTCAAAATCAGGGTCACAAACTAATGCAAGTAAATGGCATGCCTGATCATGTGCATCTTCTTATAGGGTACCGGCCCATTCAATCACTTTCTGATTTAATGAAAAATGTAAAGCAGGACTCTTCCAGGTGGATCAATCATACCAGACTGGCAGAAGGTCGGTTTGCATGGCAGGAGGGGTACGGCGCTTTTTCGCATTCAAAATCACAGGTTCGGAAGGTAATATCCTATATTCAGAATCAGAAGGAGCACCACAAAAAGAAATCATTTCGGGAAGAATATCTTGAGTTCTTGAAAAAATGGGATGTTGAATTCGACGAGCGATATATTTTTAAACCTGTCACCTAAGCATATTGCGTATCAGCCGGTTGGCGGACACGGCCTATGGCACGCTGATTTTGTTGTGTTGGGCGATCGTTTTCTACCCATGTCCAGTCCCTGACGGGACTGATTTCTTAATGAAAATCAGAAAAATCTAAATTTGTATTCATTCAGGTTCCGTTTTTCGCACCACACCCAAAAATCGCTTATAGAACAGTGGTCAGATAAATGCAGATGGACGATGGATCCCGAATTCTCGGGACTGCGCTCCGAGCCGAAGGCGATTCCCACGAAGTGAACTGCACGCAGCTGGTGATGGGCGATAAAATAAACTGACTTACCAAAACTAAACACTAAGCACTCAAAACTAAAAACTATCATAATCCCCCTCACTCATGAAAAACTGCCGTAGATGAAAAATATCACCGCCTATTCCATCATGATGATCATTGCGGCTCTCACTGCGGTGATGACCTGGCTGATTCCGGCCGGCAACTACGACAGCCTTACATATAACGCTGCGTCGGATATGTTTACCCAATCGGGTATGGAGCTGTCTCAGTCGCTTCCCGCAACTCAGGAAACGCTCGACAGCCTCAACGTGAAGATCCCGCTGGAGAGCTTCACAAGCGGTGCAATTTACCGTCCGGTGAGCATTCCCGGCACCTATAACGTGGTTGAGTCGAGGCCACAGGGCTTTTTTGCATTGATCATGTCGCCGATCAAAGGGATGATCGATGCGGCGGATATTATTTTCCTTGTACTATTTATCGGCGGACTGATCGGGGTGATGAATATGACGGGAGCATTTGACGCATTTATCTCCTGGCTGGCCGGTGTACTGAAAGGGAGGGAATACGTTCTGATAATTCTTACCACTGCACTTATTGCAGCAGGCGGAACCACGTTCGGTTTTGCCGAGGAGACCATTGCCCTCTACCTGATTCTGGTTCCGGTTTTTATGGCTGCAGGATATGATGCCATGGTGGGCCTGGCATCCATTTACCTGGGCTCTGTGATAGGAGGCATGAGCTCTACCATCAATCCGTTTTCTGTGATCATCGCCTCCGATTCGGCCGGTATACTCTGGACAACCGGCTTAAGCGGACGTATTGTGATGCTCGTTATCTGCATCACCCTTACCATCCTGTTTATCCTCTATTATGCAAACAAGGTGAAAAAAACCCCTTCTTCATCGATCCTGTTCGATCAGAAGGAGAAGCTTGAGGAGTATTTCGGCATGCATGCGCGGGAACAGGTTCCCCCGATGACTGTTCAGCGCCTTCTGATTCTGATTGTCTTTATGTCGTGCTTTGGTGTAATGATTGCAGGGGTGACCCTGCTCGACTGGTGGTTTGTCGAAATCACGGCCACGTTTCTGACTGGCGCCATTCTCATAGGGTTCATTGCGCGAATCCCGGAGAGGGAGTTCGTGAGCGCTTTTGTCCGCGGCGCATCAGAGCTCCTGGGCGTTGCTTTTATCATCGGCCTTGCGCGCGGCATCTCCATTCTGATGAGCGACGGTATGATCAGCGATACCGTTCTGAACCATGCCGGTTCCGTCACCGCAGGCATGAGTGAAGAGTTGTTCGTGAACTCCATGTACCTGATCTATAACGGGCTCTTTTTTCTGGTTCCGTCCACCTCCGGAATGGCTGTACTCACGATGCCGGTTTTTGCCCCGCTGGCCGATACGGCGGGCTTTGGCCGCGAGATCATTGTAAACACCTACCTCTATGGTCAGCTCAGTTTTCTGGTCATTCCCACCGGACTCCTGCTTCCATCACTGGCCATCTGCAAAATCGGTTACGACCGCTACCTGAAGTTTGTATGGCCGCTGCTGGTTATTCTTTTGATTGTGACGATGGTTGTGCTGACGGTTCAGGTGAATTTGTGAGATCGTATCCTTGAGGAGTTAGGAGTTAGGAGTGAGGAGGCAGAAGGCAAAAGGGAGAAGTGAAAAGCTATTGTTCATGCCTGGTGAATCTTTACATTTTATCGGTTGCTCGGTTGCTCGGTTGCTCGGTTGCTCGGTTGCTCGGTTGCTCGGTTGCTCTGTTGCTCTGTTGTTCTGTTTCTCTGTTCGTCGGTTTATCTTAGGTTGCTCGGTTGTTTTGTTCATCCGTTCTACCGTTCGCTCCCCTGCACTGTCAGTGCGGTTCGGCGCCCAATGCCGGAGGCGTTAAACCTCAATAGCCCCGTGCGGAAGCGCGGGGTCTGGATGCAGAAGAAAAAAAGCTCCCGAGCCTCGATTTCAATCAGCGTGATAAATGGAACCGAGGGAGTTGTGGAGCTTTCATTCAAATGGCAGGGCGAGAGGCCCCATGGATACAGGATCCTGGTTTGCAATTCGACCTTTTTCCTCCCCGACAAACCGTATCGGGGACCAAGCGATCCTTTAGCTGAAGGAAAACGCGCGGAGACATCCCACAATAATGCACATCACGAAGTTCTATCAACGCTTCCCCCAGGAACTACGTATGGGGATGTCTCCACTCCACCGTCGGCTGACGGTTCCGGTCGACATGACATGGTCAGTACTGGGAGATAGGGGCGGTGCATTAAGATTGAATCATAGATGCACTCTGTCAGCACCGCCAGTCGCCAGTTTTCCCGAGAATTCGGGATCGCCTGTCACTCATCGCCAATCACTCATCGTCCATCACCCATCTTGCATCACAGGGAATGGATATCGTTCAGACTGCCTTATATTAAAACAGACTTTAATTTTTAAATAACGGGAAGCGCGCTATGGAATACAGATTTTTGGGACGATCGGGCTTAAAGGTATCCGCACTCTCTTTTGGGTCGTGGGTGACCTTCGGGGAACAGGTGGACACGGAACTGGCAACCAATCAGATGAAGACCGCTTACGATGCGGGCGTTAACTTCTTTGACAATGCGGAGGCATATGAAAGCGGCAAGTCGGAGGAGATC
Coding sequences within:
- a CDS encoding amino acid permease; this encodes MSELKRELGFWDALTIGAGTMIGAGIFLLAGVALEMSGPAAIFAYILSGIVCMITASSAAELATGMPTSGGDYYFVSRSLGPALGAISGVGIWLSLTFAIAFYLYGMGEYLSQFLPVTAFWGAFIGGVLLTVLNVIGAKESGRTQVVVVLTLLVILSSFSFLGVFNIDTNNFSPFFPFGTSPIMGTTALVFVSFLGFVKIAAVAEEIKEPSKNLPRALIGSVALVTILYVVILLVIGGMFTQDTIGSVRDPLTAAARTMLGNPGVVVLIFAGLLATVSSANASILASSRINLAMARDRMVPNWLSKIHETRLTPYRAIIFTGILALTFLLLDSLEDLAKVASVLQLYSYAALNIGCVILRASNPDWYKPTYRSPGTPGLQILAALGCLGIIIYSGTFAQIAVVVLITGSLIWYAAWGRSKVEFEHSLPELKKNWEQSGLKIFTQPIERHEAEVTEEWTPGVRELNAKEPRHILTALANPKTEGVLLRVSKFIATGETEGGKVTGLSIVKVPYQTPLSTIRKKLSERDKVEGKIRETFKKYERKEPDAASGKEEILDKTTFEAVSEAAYNVFNGLIYETEQRKADMILMGWKGEFNIGRIHKSPVQKIISDTKADVGVFKDRGFEKIDSILLPWGGGYHAQLGLEIGLRISRNMNSTLTLLRLVKEGTDLEDEEERLRKFVLTLTDSPDRVRIKVRVAPDITNGILEEYNEESYDLTIIGASHEWSIRQVLFGTVTDIVADSAPSSVLMVRRYVTEDWKQKASEGLKRMKEQLGLSSSPDSLN
- a CDS encoding maleylpyruvate isomerase N-terminal domain-containing protein; protein product: MKPLLHIDAIPIFEKTQQELISLLESLSPEEWESPTSSADWRVKDIAAHLLDGDLRRLSIHRDGHRLPEPSAPPDTHESLVEYLDGLNADWIRASKRLSTALIIELTAFTTPKVVAHFRQLDPEGTALFPVGWAGETESQNWFDIAREYTEKWHHQQQIREAVGRPLLTDTLWLSPLIDTLIRGVPAVYNRYAADSGHESMEIVISGSIHKRWMLSVSASGWDLYNPEEEKAETTIEMSDDTAWRLFTKRLHEDEALKRMRIYGNRDLGKLIAKTVSFMK
- a CDS encoding serine hydrolase domain-containing protein, giving the protein MKNIKSLLLPFLFLFLFLSALVGCTAGNQETDSQELSEYFDASTLPAAVMGSVSATEDTEWHTFGPSVWDEEEAVTEDHIFRIFSMTKAITSVAAMQLVEQGLIGLDEPLNELMPELASIPILTESGELVQSDAPVTLRQLLTHTAGFGYDFTSERLAAFNPDDWEYADKPRLFEPGARWHYGTSTDWAGKVVEKVSGQDLETYFRENITGPLGMDRTWFNVPDSLKENIVSWGTRDSTGFSEYDRIPQQPAAEYSGGGGLYGSPADYLTFLTCLLNDGQYENGQILQPETVAMLFENQLPEGMTMDHNLPEEGLPPVVGAFPDETDTFGLAWAIEASEDEDVRSKGAAYWAGIANSYYTIDRVNGIAVVYFTQFLPFNDKESHDFYRLYEEQVFSGMGIGNE
- a CDS encoding DUF6090 family protein, with the protein product MITLFRRVREKLIGEGNVRRYLLYAIGEIMLVVIGILIALQINTWQETQKLRALELETLTGIEQALKKDISVLDANLIKLNEKTGYARELINHIEQKRPYNERLDSLMMDVYYHRGYKTFNTAAFELLKERGFGIIKNAGLRNTITSHYTTDLSDINNILNRLESLNLLRGQDVYDNFKVYGDEEGNGFIGPYDYDELLENPRIFGPFYHFELIIKAYQNNLDDYKIKSEQVLNAVTAELLERGEQR
- the tnpA gene encoding IS200/IS605 family transposase, which translates into the protein MANTYTQIHIHVICAVKNRQSMIHSSWEDQLYKYITGIVQNQGHKLMQVNGMPDHVHLLIGYRPIQSLSDLMKNVKQDSSRWINHTRLAEGRFAWQEGYGAFSHSKSQVRKVISYIQNQKEHHKKKSFREEYLEFLKKWDVEFDERYIFKPVT
- a CDS encoding YfcC family protein, with amino-acid sequence MKNITAYSIMMIIAALTAVMTWLIPAGNYDSLTYNAASDMFTQSGMELSQSLPATQETLDSLNVKIPLESFTSGAIYRPVSIPGTYNVVESRPQGFFALIMSPIKGMIDAADIIFLVLFIGGLIGVMNMTGAFDAFISWLAGVLKGREYVLIILTTALIAAGGTTFGFAEETIALYLILVPVFMAAGYDAMVGLASIYLGSVIGGMSSTINPFSVIIASDSAGILWTTGLSGRIVMLVICITLTILFILYYANKVKKTPSSSILFDQKEKLEEYFGMHAREQVPPMTVQRLLILIVFMSCFGVMIAGVTLLDWWFVEITATFLTGAILIGFIARIPEREFVSAFVRGASELLGVAFIIGLARGISILMSDGMISDTVLNHAGSVTAGMSEELFVNSMYLIYNGLFFLVPSTSGMAVLTMPVFAPLADTAGFGREIIVNTYLYGQLSFLVIPTGLLLPSLAICKIGYDRYLKFVWPLLVILLIVTMVVLTVQVNL